The DNA sequence GATAAAGTGAAGAATTTAAGCCAGAAGTTAAGACAAACAAATCTGTGGTTTGTTTTGAATGTTgaccaatattttttattgatctaatccttttttcctttttttaggtTTTGTTCCAACTCTGGGTGGCACAGAGTTCAGAGTTCTTCAGACGGTTAGCCCTATTACTTTCTACAGCCAATTCACCTCCTGGGCCCTTACTTACTCCAGCACTTTTGCCTCACTGTATCTTATCTGATGTGACTCAAGGTCTACCTCATGCTCATTCTGCCTGTCTGGAAGAACTTAAGCGCAGCTATGAGTTCTATCGGTACTTTGAAACTCAGCACCAGTCAGCACCCCAGCGTTTATCTAAAACTCAACAGAAGTCAAGAGAACTGAATAATGTTCACACAGCAGTGCGCAGCTTGCAGCTCCATCTGAAAGCATTACTGAATGAGTAAGTTTAGAAGCTATGTTAGAAATGTCCTTGTGATTAGCAAGCTTCATTCTTGTACCATTGTGGTAGCTGGCTTGTGTCCTAgctagaaagaagaaacaaaattgagACATATAGCATGAAGGATGATTTAGAACTGCAAATGTAGCATAGAAACAATGATTTGTTATGTACTATAAATTGGGGGCATTgtagtttttactttttctgatttCAGCAGAAAACCTAGAAAGATAGGACAAAAAGCAGGTGGTATTCATTCTCTTTGAGAGCTGAAATGGAAATGGTTAGGAAGAATGAGCTTCTCTTAACTTTCTTAAGGTAGGGCTCTTAAACTGGAACCTGCTGACTGAGAAAAATATCTGCCAGCACTGGAACATTATAAGAGGCATTGTTATATATAGTTGAAGAGTAATATAttgctatttttctaaataaactgTAGCAGATCTGGAAATTTTCTTGTAGCACAGGACAAGCTTTATGGTCCCAGTCAAATAGTAAAATGTAGGGTCTATAGTTTATATTTGTTGATCTTCTACCTTGCATGATATTGTTGGTATTCCAccttaatttctaattttttatgttcTACTTTGGTATACTTTTATcaactgaaaataatattttcatatatttctacatggaaattttcaagtttaaaaattaactcaaggtaTTTAATTGAATACAATCATTTCCAGTGAAATTTTTCTCTAATAGTTAAATATTCATAGTATAGGACTGGATCAAATAATGGTTGGGTTCATGTGTTATTATCAGGAAGGTATAGGAATTTAATGAGCTGATAAGATGTACTTGCTTGTCCCTGTATACCAGGCAAGAAATAGAGGGGGGAAGACAGTAATTAATTTTGTAAGATAAGAAAATGGGTCAAAAAGACTTGACATATCAGTAAAATCAAAAGGCCTGTCTCACTGGAATGCGGGAGAATAAGATGTACAAGGATAGGAACTTAAGGTCGGAAAGACATTTTGAGCAGATAAGTTTTTAACCATCAGTTCAAAGCCTGAGATAGGTAGATACAAGGCTGATATAAAGGTTAGGGCACAGGGAAAAATGAAGAGACTATGAAGTGAAGGTGTTCCAGTGGTCCGTAGCTGCTATTCTAAGACAGCAGGTGCATGCTAACCAAACTCCCAGTCCTGTCTCCTACAGAGAACATGGAAGATAAGGCCATCTCCTATTGAGTGGGTGCCAAAGGTTGGATCATCATCAGAGGAAAATTAGATTTTACTGGAAAGGTTGTAGGCAAAGCCAGAGTCCCTGAAGAATTAATTTTTGGCAGTAGAGTCAGAAATATATAGGGCATGTTGGAATGCATTAGAGTGAGGGAAGATGGCTCAGGGAAGGAAGAGTGCTACACTGGGTGGGCGTGAACACGAAAAAGAGGAGCTTTATACCTTGGGCAGGGATTGTGGGTTATGCACAGGAAGTATATGTGCTCTTCTAAACTGGAATATTCTGTATATGCTACTATCTGTCACCTTTCTAAGTATTCTAACTAGAAAGTACATCAGTCACACACCATCATACCTGATTTGCTCTGTAGTACGGCAACACTCAACTTTTGAAATGGTTGcctaaaaaattgttttgtgtttCCTATTTCAAAATGCTCTTTTTGTATTTCACTCCTCTCTTGCCCTTGTCCCCTTTGCTATTCCCACTCTCAGTGCCTCTCAGTGCAGGACCATATTGTCTCTTGCTTACACCAGGGCATTAACCTCTAACTGTTCTCCCCGCCTCCAGAGTGTGTGCTGCCAGTTTAATGTGACTGAGGCAGATAATTTGCTTTTTCGCTTAACTGAAAATCTTCACTGGTTTCCGAGTATAGCAGCTTAAACTAAAGTCTGTACAAAACATTCTATAAATTCTATAGAATTCTGTAGGATTTGTGATAACCTGACTACAGTCTGcatttctatctttatttctttttcttcaatccAAACTGTATAAATGCCTTTTCCCATGTTCCATCTAAAATGACCTTCCTCACCTTTTGTCCAGGCTCAAATTTTATCCATCCTTCAACACTACTTCTTCCTTAAGTACCTTTTCCTTGGCTGTTCCCTGTTTGTACTTATAGCTGGTAGTACTTTCACCTTATTCTGAATTCTCGTAACAGTATCTATAGCTCTCTGTGGTATTACCCTTCTGTGCTTGTATTCAGCCCAACTTTACAGCTTACCACCTTTGTGCCTCTGGACAAGTTTCTTCAACTCTCTGGACCTaattccttacctgtaaaatggaaataaagtgttagttttaacttttatgatattgtattttatatacatatatgtatataatgtccCTGATTCAGTtataaatttcttataaataagaaatgggtttttatttcacaaaatacctagtatgaatataaaaaatattcattaaataaatatatgatactCTTTATGCACTTTTAAAAGgtggtggtaaaatatatataacaaaatttattatttaacgatttttaagtgtacaattcagtggcattaagtatgtATACactattgtgcaaccatcaccaccactcatctccagaagtttttttcatcttacaagcttattttttaagccttattaattatatatatatttttttaattttggagacctgtttctgtttttctttattattcaggGTAATAATTCTTGAAGATGAACTTGAAAAGCTTGTTTGTACTAAGGAAACACAAGAATTAGTGTCAGAGGCTTATCAGATCTTAGAACAGAAATTAAAGTTGATTCAGCCCCATGTTCAAGCAAGCAACAATTGCTGGGAAGAGGCCATTGCTCAGGTGGATAAACTACTACGaagaaatacagataaaaaaGGTACCTGTGAGAGATTTCTTTGGCATATGCTTATCAGACATGCTCATTCCACTCCAGTAAGATTTTATTAGATGTATTTCTTGTCTGCATTATGAAACTGGCATCACAGGATTTTTTAGTTTACTTCAAAAAGTTGAATTTATATGTACAAAGTGACACTGAAAGTCTTGGCTCTTATTTTGTAACTTGAAAAATGAGTATGATTTGACAGTGAATCAtacctcctcctccttttaaaaaaaatggaaatgagggGGTAAATTTTGAtagtatttttctattattagaacTTCTAAAAACTCTCTTTCAGTTAGGattataaaagaatgaatttgataGTCAGGGGCCAGaaactgagtttttcttttaagataaagTACTTACTTCACATTTAGAAGTGATATACAAATGATATAACTAGTGGCACTTCATATTCATTATTAAGGATCTAAGTATAAAAGTGTCATTATTTAATGGTAATTTATCAGCaaggaaatgttaaaattcaGGCTAGGGGGTATCTTTGAGGGAAAGCAGGAAGATAAGCTGAAGAGCTAGATATGAGATCAACTAACCCTGTGATTAGATAccaaatacaaattttaagaattaatcaAAGTTAAACTCACTTGGGTGAGCTTTTTTAAGATATTTACTTGTGAAACTCATTTCTAAATCTAACTTCTGAGAGTTATAACAACATATTTGTGAGATTgagtttgatttttgtgaggaAGAGTGGTATCTGTCTTAAGATTGTGCTATGAGTGAAAAAATTTTGTTCAGCAAGTGTTTATAGAGTATGCCAGATACTATGGTgagatgaagaaggaagaaaaccaggTCCTTTCCTCCAAAAAGCTTAATTTAACTTAAATTGTAAATGTACTGATGTTACTGttgttaattttaatatctttaattttttataaataaaaagttattatcTTAATTAGTTGCactttaaaattgacaaaatattagTATTATGGATGTTTTTAATTAGGTATTCACTCATTACTGTGGAGCCTGTTTCTTACCTTTATTCCCACCCTGTCCCCCGACCCCCTTTTTTAAGGCAAGCCTGAAGCAGGATGTGAAAATCCACATTGTACTGTGGTACCTTTGATGAAGCCCACTCTACACATTGCAGACAAAGATCCAATTCCTGAGGAGCAGGTAAGgatgaaaattactttttttcccctaaagaagAGTTTCACAGACAAAGGTTATCTACCTTTCTTTTAAGTGATATAGATAATTGTTGAATAATTTGTTGAATTTCTGTTTCTAATGagctttaaaattatatcataatGTATTGAATTTTTATCAAATCATTAGTTCTTAGTGCCTCGAATTTGAATTCACTGAATCcaccaggagattttttttttgttatttacatCTAATTGTCCATTTcttagaggcttttttttttctagagacagggtcttgctctgttgtctgggctagagtgcggtagcatcatcatagctcactgcaacctcaaactcctgggctcaagtgatactcctgcctcagcctctggagtagctgggactacaggtgtgcctccacacctggctaattttttaattttttgtagagacagagtcttgctgtttccctggctggtctcaaactcctgagcttaaaagatcctcctgccttgacctcccaaagtgctatgattacaggtgtgagccactgtacttAGCCTTCTTAAAggcttttaaaagtaattaaacacattaaaaagtagTACATTGGCAAAGGTACCTTTTGGGATGCTGGAAATGTTTTTATCTTGATCTGAGTGATGGTTACAGTATGTATACATCTGTAAAAATCCTGTACACCTGACTGCATGTTGTctcactttgaaaaacaatttttaatgatTGCATTAGATACTGACAAACATTACTTTCGCCCATATTTATTCAGTATTCTTAACTGCAAATGGAAACCAACTCCAGTTAGTTTGACAGacaaatactttatttaaaaccATTAGTTAGCTTACAGCATATTTCAGAGGACCAGGTAAGGCAGGCTTGAACCAGGCTGGAATGAACAGCCAAAATCCCTAAAAAGAACTATTCTAGTGGAAATATTATTGCTAAGTCACTGGGTACAGACATTGCCACTTGCTCCATCAATGCTGAATAGTAAACACTACCCTCAGAACTACCTCTGGAAACTTGATCTGCCACCATCCTTGCCAGAATGGATTCCACAAGGTCCCTGCTTCCTTTATCACAAACTTCTGAATCAGATCTGATGCAGGTACGTCTGATTAGAGGATTCCAGGTCATTTGCCTGAACCGAAACTGCAAGGGAGGCTAGGTAAGCAAGTATCCTACCCTCTGTCTTAGAGAAATGGAGAACCATTAGTCGAGGTGTTTCCTAATCCTAGAAAGAGTGTTCAAACTTCCTGGGAAGGCACAAAGAATCACAAATGTCTACCAGAAGAAAACTAACATGCCTAACCACTTCCCTAAACTGCTAGCCCTTCTAATTTGATTGGTTTTGACATGGCTAATAACTATAATCTTAGCTAAGTGTATAGTATGGTACCAGAGTTGAAGTTGTTAAACTTTTTTATCCACAACTGTTTGTAGTATCAACTATTATGCTTTTTGAAGATTTcgatttttctatatgtatgtatatatatgtatatttgcttttttttttttccgcccAGCTTTGCTTAAATGACCTGTTCCAAGAGCAAgtcctcatttttttaatgttggagATAGGTAGGCataagtaaatgaatgtttaCTAGAAAAATGTCTgcttgaaataaaatgatttttcttttttcattttcaggaaTTAGAAGCTTATGTAGATGATATAGACATAGACAGTGATTTCAGAAAGGATGATTTTTATTACTTGTCTCAAGAAGATAAAGAGAGACAGAAGCGTGAGCATGAAGAATCCAAGAGGGTACTCCAAGAATTAAAATCTGTGCTGGGATTTAAAGCTTCAGAGGCAGAAAGGCAGAAGTGGAAGCAACTTCTATTTAGTGATCATGGTAAGCACTGATTTTAGAATAAAAGGTTATTTCAATGTAGgaaatcctttttttcttcaaCCATGAATCTTATTTTAGCTATAGAATTCTGTGGCTTTAATTTTAGGGGGATCTACTAGTAAGCATAATACTTTTTCTTCTAGACATGAAATCAGTTTTACCAATAAAAGAGTAGGTATGTAATCACGTTGGGAATATGAAGTCACACTTTTTCATCAGTTATCtaattttttagtaaatttgtTTTAGAATGAATGGGCAGTGAGTTGAATAATTTGGgatgttttaaatgttattttcaaatctAGTGAATTTGAGATTCTAAACTCTGTTCTGCGtatgttaaaatggtaaaaataccTCAGTGAAACACAAAATTAATAACTCTatgtttgctattaaaaaaatgaattaagattTACCATTTAAACACATAATTGGAGTTACTTAAGTAGTTTGAGCACTTTAGTAGATGGGAGATGTGGAGGTGATTTCTGTGTATGCTGTCTCCATACTCTGATTTGGGCAGAGTGGGATAGTTAAGTAGCCTTAAATTCCTTTATGTTTCTTACCCTTCTTTCCTTCGGTCAAACTTcctgggaggcaggggaaggaatGAGAGAGGAAGCTTGATACTTGACAATATTAGCCTTGCTAATTTAATTCCTAGTTGAATTAAGGCCTATGGGTTTCTaagaagacagagtgagactttccttcccttttagAGTATCTGTGTGGACCCTCAAAATCAAGcatcttcttttcccttcctcactAGAAGTATACAGACTATACCTTCTGGAaggctctcttttcttcttttaggagTCCTACAATTCTCCTTTGTCCAGATCTATATTTTCTggttttatctttccttttctttccacaaGCCCACTTTATAGCCCAGGTCCTCGTTAGATTATGCTTGTACTTTATCATAGCCTCTTAGCTGACTTCCATTTTCAGTACCTTTTTCTTCTAAGCTATCTTACAAGCTCTATCCAGATTTTTCTCAAACAGTGCATTAGTGATAGCTCTCTCTATCTTAAAACCTATAGTGGTTCCCCCTTTCTTATCATATTAAATCTAAACTCCTTTTCCGAGTTTCAAGCCTCTTCATCATAGGAATCCATCATATATGTAAttgtatttttcactatttttaatatgaatatcTTCTTCTACTTATGTTTATCTTATTAGAGTACAGTTCCACAAATGTGCTATTTTTATCCATGAAAAATATTCCTGCTTCTCCCTTTACCAAGAATTCTGTCTTCTCCACCAAGCTATCCTCTCTACTAGTCTCTCCTTCTCCATGACTCCTTCTCTGACTGCTCTAGCTCTGCCACCTCTCCTACCACTATAGACCCTCATGCTAGAGAGACCTGGTAGTGAAACGTAAAGGAAGTCCTGAGCAGCAAAGCGTatagcagagaaggaaaatgattaagAACTTTCCAGCAATCTGCTTGTCCATATATTGGGCCTACACTAATCAGAGATTAATGGTATTATGTTTTAGGCACTATTGTTTTCTATgtattcagtttttttgtttctataactAAATTATAGTCTCCTTACATAGGGGCTGTATTATCTTCAcagcattcattcagcaaattattcattcaacaagtagtAATTGAGTACTtgttatatgccaggcattgcaTACTGCTGTATCCCTAGCACATAGATCAAGAGACAAAAATACCTACCCACTACACATTATTCGggtgataggtacactaaaagcccagactttaccactatacaattcatccaggtagcaaaaaaccatttgtaccccctaaatctattgaaatgaaaatttaaaaattttaaaatgcccacCCTCCTAGAGGTTTACATTCTAATACACTTGTCAATTAATCCTCTCATTATACAGAGTATATCCCCCATTTAATTAGCAATAATCACGAATAGCAATCAACTTCTACTATATGTTGCATTCTTTAAGAACTAGCagatttataaactaaaaatgtatatagactGAAAATAGCATTATATATAAACTTGTatccttttttattgtttagtattttcttcaaaattatccTATTGACATTACGGGCAAAGATATATCAATGAGAAAAATGTGTCTCTTTTTCAGGTATGTGCTTTTGATACAGTTTGCATTGGAAAAGGCAATAATGCTGTTTTAGTttgtgaaaataagtaaaaagctgCTGATACCACAGAATGCTTTTCCCATGAAAAATTTCAGTACATCTTCCAGAGTTGTTTTCATCTCTGCCTACAGGGTTTGTAAAGTCCGAATGGAATTAGAAAGGGAAATTCTACACTGGAACCTGCTGTggccatttttttctgttgttgctgctTCTCTAGTGGAGTTACTGCAGCTTAGGGATGTTTCTTGGAAATGGACGCGTTtcccaaagtattttttaaatacacgCCAGATCTTCAAGAAGCACTTTTTTTTCATCCGTCATGCTTCATAATATATTGTATTGTACTAACCCCCTCATGCTGGGAGGAGAGACTGCCTAGCAAGCAACCCACTGCCTACTAACATCAAGAGGGGctaaataaaacttcattttcctTGCAAGGACAACTTCTGCCGTATggatatatgttatatttatgtattatattttgtataatagtTGATCTTAAAtgcagattttatttcatttgtatttttctgtggCACTACAAAATGTGTAGAAGTTATGGCTTTACTTTCATTAGGGTCTTGTTAGGTGGTTGGCAAGTAAGTTGAATtgtatgttacatttttttttcatgctgttttaacttgtaaatatatatatgttgaaGATATGATTATTATCTGGATTACTATAGGCCTTTTATCTGACACGTTATCAGTGAAAACCATGCTGCTTATTCTTTAATACAATTGGTCTCAAACTTTAGTGTATATTAGAGTCAAGAGGAGGGCTTCTAAAACATGGTTGGTCCCCACTCCCAGAGTTTCCAATTCAGTAGGTCTGCGATAAGGCCCAAGAATTCACATTTCTAACATCCTAGGTGATAACTGATGCTGTTGGaacagggaccacactttgagaaccactgctttaatattttgaatacgATAATATGTGAGGTGTTTTAAACATTCTTatctggccaggcgcagtggctcacccatattcccaacactttgggaggccaaggtgggaggatcgcttgagcccaggagttcaagaacagtctgggcaacatagcaagaccccttctctaaagaaatctaaaaattagccaggcgtggtggtacatgcctttaatcccagctacttgggagactgaaataggaggatcacttgaggccaggagtttggagcTGTAgttgagctatgatcacaccactatactGCAGCCTGGGTTatagagtgaaaccctgtctctaaaacaggaaaaagaaaaaacaaactcattGAATccctatctcatttaatttcttaGGCATTTTATCTCTATTATAAAGTTCCCTGGATTTATAAatttacattgattgattttactagaatgttttatttagcttttatttctttatttatcattctttaaaaaactactgggagtttaaattaaaagtttaaatcaTTGCTAGGTccttagttattattttttcttttttcttttgttttttccttgaagCCGTGTTGAAATCCTTGTCTCCTGTAGACCCAGTGGAACCCATAAGTAATTCAGAACCATCAATGAATTCAGATATGGGAAAAGTTGGTAAAAATGATACTGAAGAGGAAAATAGTAAACCCTCCACAACTGACAGTGAAATAAGTAGGACTGAGTATTTATGTGAAAACCCTGTAgaggataaaaataaagacaattctgCAAACAAAGTCTTCCTTCAaggagcagaagaaagaatctattACCAATGTGAGAGTGAAGATGAATCTCAGCAGGCAGATGGAGGTGGCCTGGCCACTGCCCCTCCAACTCACAGGGACTCATTACAGCCCTCCATTAAGCACAGGCTGGCACGGCTACAGCTGTCACCAGATTTTACCTTCACTGCTGGCCTCGCTGCAGAAGTGGCTGCTAGATCTCTCTCCTTTACCACCATGCAAGAACAGACTTTTGGCGATGAGGAGGAAGAacaaataatggaagaaaataaaaatgatgtagaaGAAAAGTAAGAACCAAGATTCACATGAAGTGATTTTAGATTGTTCCTTTTATGAAAGTGTTTAGCTTCAAGACTGGAAAGGGAAAATGAGTATAAGTTTACTATATATATAATGCTAAGATGTGAATTTACAGGAAGAACCCTGGTTTGAATAACTGATCTGAAATTAAGTAGTTACCTGTAAATGGCAGATCTGTtaggaaaataagagaaaggtAAGGGCTCTCTTGAATAAACTGCTGTTTTATTTGTGGCACAACTGATCAATCTTGGGaattctttaagtatttttaataagaaatgaaTCATCATTTCTTGCCAGAATTTGCTACCATAAGGTAATTGGGATAATTCTGTTGCAAGAACATTAATATTTAGTATGACTCCTTTTTACTGTATTCTTGCAGTTAATAACTGCAGCTATTATGTTAATAACcagttgtttgtattttatttttgtttataccAGTCTTCAAACAAAGATACAGGttctgaataaaaaaattaattcatacaaTTGATGTGTGCTGGGGTTTGGAACAAAAAAGTAGTTTGAAAAGTACTTGGGTTGTGACATATTTCTTAAGTTTCTTTGCTCATGTGTATTTAGTAGTTAATTTTAAGATATCTTAATGatctttaaagaaaagaacattgtACCATTTTAAGAATTACACCttcaatgtttttgtttattactTCTTCCATTCTTGTTGCAACTAAAAGAGATGATAATCAAAGTGGGATCCCTATAGTCCAAGGCGGGGGCCCCCAACTTAGCAtaaagtttttttgtgtgtgtttttttttttttttttttttttgaccagtAGCTTACTTGTCAAAAGCATAAAGTTCTTTGTATCAGTCTGCCTAGAGATGATTGGGTGCCATTAATACAGGCAGATCACAATGCTGCTGTTTTCTAGCCCTGTTCACCTTAATGAGATTCAGGAAACATCCTGCCAGCTTCTTGGTTCATTTACAAACTACCTCTTAAAAGAGACTGCTTTCCAGATTAGCCAATCTCATATGTTTTGTGTTGTGACTGCATTTTTCAAAGAATGATATTTCCAGAAGTATACTATTTTTGAAACCCGTAACTCCTATGCACTGACATAGTTTATAGACATTATTTAGGAAAAATGGTAGGTATAACTCACTTTCCTAGAAAGGAAATTACATGAGAATCTAGATTGTCTTTAGagttaagaaatacatttaaattctataatttaGCACTTTTGGTGAGTAAATTTAccaaaggggattttttttttctttcaataatctaaggaaatttattttttatcctgaGTAAAAACTTGGTTCTGCTTTATATGATTCAGGTAGAGATCCTTTGTACTATAAGTGGTTTTGCCTTTTGCCAAAATTCTGGGACTTATCCATAATTAACCTCTGAGGAGCAATACCTAACTTTACCATTTGGAAATAgctaaatgttaagaaaaaaaatcttcttgtGCTGTACCTGActattatattcttaaataataatatttagggtttactttcttattttgatttcttatttagtttgctgacttcatttttctttggatttaGAAGAAGCAATTACGGAAAAACTTGGTAATTTCTCTCTTAACCTATAACCATACACAGGAAGAATTagagtttaataatttttaattattttattgtattctatttttattacccTAATTTTTGGGAAATATCTTCATAATATTGGATCAGTTTTATTTAATGTTCTCTAAGAtgatactttttaattttgaaagactaAACAATTTTAATCAGAAATTTCTAATCTTTTAGGCTCTGTTTTATTCACTAATTGTTACTTAGTTACACGAAAACTACTTGTTGAAATTATGATATGTAGATCTTGGAACTTTAATTGAATATTCTTTCTTATATgtagttttcatcttttaaaatatttaaaatatttccaacgtaaaatattattttctttgcgAAAATTTCTTAACTAATTTTCTCATATTCTAAGTCAGTGTTTCTCAGTTGTTTTAGTGGGGTACCTGCATCAGAATAAACTTgaattcttatgttttaaatGGAGGTTTTAAGCCACACTCCCAGTGATTCTTAGTTGGTCATTTGGTCATTTAGGTCATGTTCATGCCCAATAAAATCTAAGTACCTCCGTCTAGGACTTTGTTCTTGCCATGAATACCTtaggaaatataaacaaaaaggcCAATGGAATATAAGTAGGTAttcttttttcattacttttctaagaatattttactttttaaaaatcaggttttgactttttttcttttaaaactgtttattattattattattattcttcaaCGTGAGTGCTCCTTTCCAAAAACGTATTGATCTAGTTTGGAGAGAGTAAAATGTTTTGGCTAGTTTTAATACCTGCCATCCTCTATCCAGAGGAAGCcctctgggaaaaatattttatggcgAAAACTTAGAATTGTGCTttccaaattttataatattattttgataGTATAATTGTTTTTAGGAATAGCATCCTGACAGCTTTTAATACAAAGATTTCCATAGTTTGTTCAATCAGGCCAAACCTAGTAATTAACAGAAGAATGCATGTGAGAGTCTATTTAGGTCACTCTCAAAGACAGGATTTTCACCCTTTGTCTACCCACAGATAGGAAAATCAATTTAAAactcaattttctttaaaaataaatagtaatattcttattcacataataaaatttataaagcttTTAATGTTAAAGCatagaaagaatcaacaaaataaattaatggaatgTTAATCAGAAGAGACCCTGGAGATCATTTCATTTTGGTGACTCTTGACTCTTTACTTCCTATCAgtaatgtaaaatatgaaatattttaacaaaatattaggaatCATATAGGGATAAAAGTTCAACCAATTTGGGTTAATCATAGTATATTTCTATACCCaaacaaaacaaggaaacaagAGCTAAGTATCCTAAGACTGTGGTATAGCTCAGCTAAATCATTCTTTGAACTAAAGTAGATATTATACTATGAATGACAGCCAAAGCataaagattaatttatttttctaattctattaatAAGAACATACCTATGCAAATCATACTTACATTGGCAAATGAAACTgcaaatattttagaagagaaTACATAGGAAAAATGCCTAAGTACAGTAACAATTCATTTATGTGTCATCATTGACAGGTGATTAACTTGCGTAAGTTAATTTTTCAGCTAACTAAGGCAAATCCTTTCAATcattaaatttaacattttagtaACTAGGTATACTTTCTAC is a window from the Eulemur rufifrons isolate Redbay chromosome 16, OSU_ERuf_1, whole genome shotgun sequence genome containing:
- the VEZT gene encoding vezatin isoform X3, with the protein product MTYFTSWDVSMLFAFISLLIMFPTWWIVSSWLVWGVIIFVYLVVRALRFWRTAKLQVTLKKYNVRLEDMAANSRAFTNLVRKALRLIQETEVISRGFTLLLDRVSAACPFNKAGQHPSQHLIGLRKAVYRTVRANFQAARLATLYMLKNYPLNSESDNVTNYICVVPFKELGLGLSEEQISEEEAHNFTDGFSLPALKVLFQLWVAQSSEFFRRLALLLSTANSPPGPLLTPALLPHCILSDVTQGLPHAHSACLEELKRSYEFYRYFETQHQSAPQRLSKTQQKSRELNNVHTAVRSLQLHLKALLNEVIILEDELEKLVCTKETQELVSEAYQILEQKLKLIQPHVQASNNCWEEAIAQVDKLLRRNTDKKGKPEAGCENPHCTVVPLMKPTLHIADKDPIPEEQELEAYVDDIDIDSDFRKDDFYYLSQEDKERQKREHEESKRVLQELKSVLGFKASEAERQKWKQLLFSDHAVLKSLSPVDPVEPISNSEPSMNSDMGKVGKNDTEEENSKPSTTDSEISRTEYLCENPVEDKNKDNSANKVFLQGAEERIYYQCESEDESQQADGGGLATAPPTHRDSLQPSIKHRLARLQLSPDFTFTAGLAAEVAARSLSFTTMQEQTFGDEEEEQIMEENKNDVEEK